The proteins below come from a single Syntrophales bacterium genomic window:
- the ptsP gene encoding phosphoenolpyruvate--protein phosphotransferase, whose amino-acid sequence MSSVSEEKRITILKGIGVSPGIAIGKAYVLDRLDTKKVSRYRLDDSKLVTREIRRFRKALKESERQLLEIKKKLSDYKGIEALYIIDVHVMILKDRMLINDTIQNIKDKSINAEWALRITIDRYREIFNKVEDDYLRERISDVEYVGQRILRSLVGKKHEVISNIGEDVVIVARDLSPADTAQMKVEKVLGFATDIGGKTSHTAIMAKSIEIPAVVGLEKVVREVKNDDEIIINGISGFVIVNPDPDILRRYKDKKKHYQAIEENLLQYAGLPALTKDNYRVEIGANIEFVEEIPSAVAHGADGIGLFRTEYLYINREQLPTEEEHFLSYKSVIEGRGIKGSTIRTFDLGGDKFFSDPRLPREMNPQMGLRAIRFCLKEIELFKVQLRAILRASVYGKTKVLFPMISGVGEFRDVKKIFNEVKDNLLAEGIPVAKDIEVGIMVEIPSAVMVADELAREADFFSIGTNDLIQYTLAIDRINEQVSYLYEPLHPAVLRLIKRIVDAGHKAGIKVAMCGEMAGEPAYTIILLGFELDELSMNPLAIPRVKKIIRESSLWESKELLRKVMTFSTAAETEEFVRNYMTQRFPEDFPINEQ is encoded by the coding sequence ATGAGCAGCGTTAGCGAAGAAAAAAGAATAACTATACTTAAAGGTATTGGCGTATCTCCAGGCATAGCCATTGGAAAGGCCTATGTTCTTGATCGTCTGGATACTAAGAAGGTATCCCGTTATAGATTAGACGACAGTAAACTGGTGACCAGAGAAATAAGAAGGTTCAGGAAGGCCTTGAAGGAATCGGAAAGACAGCTGTTGGAAATCAAGAAAAAGCTCAGTGATTATAAGGGGATAGAGGCATTATATATTATAGATGTACATGTCATGATTCTCAAGGATCGGATGTTGATTAATGATACGATACAGAACATAAAAGACAAGAGTATCAATGCGGAGTGGGCTCTCAGAATAACCATTGATAGGTATAGAGAAATATTCAACAAGGTGGAAGATGATTATCTCAGGGAGAGAATCAGTGATGTAGAGTATGTAGGACAGAGGATTTTGAGAAGCCTCGTAGGGAAAAAGCATGAAGTGATTTCCAATATTGGCGAAGATGTTGTAATTGTTGCGAGAGACCTTTCTCCAGCCGATACAGCTCAAATGAAGGTTGAAAAGGTTTTGGGCTTTGCCACGGATATCGGGGGCAAGACATCTCATACGGCCATCATGGCGAAGTCAATCGAAATTCCTGCAGTGGTCGGATTAGAAAAGGTTGTCCGTGAGGTCAAAAACGATGACGAGATTATTATTAATGGTATCTCCGGTTTTGTAATCGTCAATCCGGATCCGGACATATTAAGACGATACAAAGATAAAAAGAAGCATTACCAGGCTATTGAAGAAAATCTCCTTCAGTATGCGGGTCTTCCCGCTCTGACGAAAGATAATTATAGGGTAGAAATAGGAGCAAATATTGAGTTTGTTGAAGAGATTCCATCGGCTGTTGCTCATGGAGCAGATGGGATCGGTTTGTTCAGGACGGAATACCTTTATATTAACAGAGAACAACTTCCTACTGAGGAGGAACATTTTCTCAGTTACAAAAGTGTAATAGAGGGCAGGGGTATTAAAGGGTCAACCATCAGGACATTCGATCTTGGAGGTGATAAATTCTTTTCCGATCCCAGATTGCCCCGGGAGATGAACCCCCAGATGGGATTGAGGGCGATAAGGTTTTGTCTTAAGGAAATCGAATTGTTTAAGGTACAGTTGCGGGCTATTTTGCGTGCAAGTGTCTATGGTAAGACAAAGGTCCTGTTTCCCATGATTTCAGGTGTAGGGGAGTTTCGAGATGTCAAAAAAATCTTTAATGAGGTGAAGGACAATCTTTTGGCAGAGGGGATACCGGTTGCTAAGGACATTGAAGTCGGTATAATGGTAGAGATTCCATCCGCTGTTATGGTTGCTGATGAATTGGCAAGAGAAGCGGATTTCTTTAGCATAGGTACAAACGATCTCATTCAGTATACTCTGGCAATTGATAGAATTAATGAGCAGGTTTCTTATTTATATGAACCTCTTCATCCTGCCGTGTTAAGGTTGATAAAGCGTATTGTTGATGCAGGTCATAAAGCCGGGATAAAGGTTGCCATGTGTGGGGAAATGGCAGGAGAACCTGCTTATACGATAATTCTTCTCGGGTTTGAACTGGACGAGTTGAGTATGAATCCTCTGGCAATACCGCGCGTAAAGAAGATTATACGCGAATCTAGTCTGTGGGAATCCAAAGAGCTTTTGAGAAAAGTTATGACTTTTTCCACGGCGGCTGAGACCGAGGAGTTTGTGAGAAACTATATGACTCAACGG
- a CDS encoding HPr family phosphocarrier protein: METKTFTIKNELGIHARAAAMLARESGRFKSRIFLERDGMEVDGKSLLEILTLACPKGSRITIRAEGEDARDAVEGLGVLIEDKFGEN, translated from the coding sequence ATGGAAACAAAAACCTTTACAATAAAAAATGAATTGGGCATTCATGCGAGGGCTGCAGCCATGCTGGCTCGTGAGTCGGGCAGATTTAAATCGAGAATTTTTCTTGAAAGGGACGGAATGGAAGTTGATGGGAAAAGTCTTCTGGAAATTTTGACACTTGCCTGCCCAAAGGGGAGCAGGATCACGATCAGGGCGGAAGGAGAAGATGCTCGTGATGCCGTTGAAGGTCTTGGAGTGCTGATAGAAGATAAATTTGGAGAAAATTGA